Genomic segment of Actinomycetes bacterium:
GTCTCGGAGGAGTCCCCGGCCGCGACCTGGCCAGGGTTGGTCAGTGTGACCTCGTCGTCGGTGACGCTCGACACGACCGCGAGCCGGGCGAAGCCGCGGAACGGCCACACCTCGCGACCGATGTGGCCGCTGCGCTCCGGCCACTGCTCCACCTCGGGGAACCGCGAGGCCCAGACGGCGACGTGCTCACCGACGCGCAGGTCGTCCGCCCGGCGAGCCGTGGCGCACTCCGGCCCGCACCAGGTCCGGACGGTGTCCTCGAGTTGCACCCGGGCGAACGACGCCGGCGCGCCACACACGTCGCAGGAGTCCCGCGACGGCGGTGGCACCGGCAGCGCGTATAGCCCGTACACCGCGGCATCATCCGCCCGGGCCGTGATCGTTTGCGACGATCCGGGGTCGGCAGACCGGCGTGTCGCGGCGTGTCAGCACGTCGTACGTCGCAAACGATCACGACGAGACGGACAACCCCCCGCGGACCGGTGTGCCACCGTCAGGGCCGGGCGGTCAGCCGAGGGTGACCCGGCGGTGCCGGATGACCTCGCGCAGGTCGATCAGCGGTGCAGGCGCCCCGGCCACGTAGCCCTGCACGCTCTCGTAGCCCAGCTCGCCGAGCCGGCGCAGCTGCTCGGGCGTCTCGACACCAGCCGCCAGCGGGTGCCGGCCCGCTGCCCGGGCCGCCGCGGCCACCGCAGCGACGACGCCGGCCTCGGCGCCGAGGACGCCGGCAATCACCGAGCGGTCCACCTTGAGGGTGTCGACCGGCAGGTGGCGCAAGGTCGACAGCGACATGCCGCCGGTGCCGTAGTCGTCGATCGCGATGCCCACGCCCAGGCGGCGCAGCTGGTCGAGCTCGTCGACCAGGCCCGGCCCGGCGTCGGACAGGTCGGTCTCGTGCAGCTCGAGGTAGAGCGCCCGGGCCTGCAGCCCGGCCCAGGTGAGCAGCATCTCGACGGTCTCCGCGAAGCCCGGCCGGGCCACCTCGGTCGCCCACATGTTCACGCTGACCCGCACCTGAGGGTCGTGCCACGATGCGGCGTCGCGCACCGCGGCCCGGAGCACCCAGTCGGTGACCGAGCGGGCCAGCTCGGTGCCGGCCACCCGGTCGAGGAAGTCGTTGGGCAGCAGCATGCCGAGCCGCGGGTGCGGCCAGCGGATCAGCGCCTCGAGGCCGACCAGGCCACCGTCGAGGCGGACGACCGGCTGGTAGTGCAGCCGGAGCTGGTCGGTCTGGATCGCGTGCCGCAGCTCGTCGGGCAGCCCGTCGGCCGACCTGGCCGACAGCGCCGAGCCGGAGCCGCCGTCACGCGGGCTCTCGGCCAGCTCGACGGAGGCGTCGTTGCGGTGCTTTGCGCGGTACATCGCGAGGTCCGCCCGGCGCAGCAGCTCGTCGGCCGACTCGGCCCCGGGGGAGGCGACGGCGATGCCGATGCTCGCGGCGACCGCCAGGTGGTGGCCCTGCACGGTGACCGGACGGCGTACGCCGGCAAGGATCCGCTCAGCGAGGCGGGTGACGTCCTGCTCGGCCTGCACGTCCTCGCACACGACGACGAACTCGTCACCGCCGAGCCGGGCCACCGTGTCGCACGATCGCATCGCCGAGTGGATGCCGGCGGCGACACCGACCAGCACCTCGTCGCCGACGTCGTGGCCGTAGGAGTCGTTGACATCCTTGAAGCGGTCGAGGTCGACGAAGAGCACGGCGACGGTGCTGAGGCTGCGCTGAGCCCGGGCGAGAGCCGTGTCGAGACGGTCGCGCAGCAGCCGGCGATTGGGCAGGTTGGTCAGGCTGTCGTGCAGCGCGGCGTGCACGAGCATCCGCTCGGTGTTGCGGCGCCCGGTCGCGTCGTCGAGGCACACCAGGATCGCGTTCTCGCCGGCCTCGGGCAGCGGCACCGCCGACACGACGGCCCACAGGTCGTGCCCCCGCAGGTGGCGCATCCGACGCTCGGCGGTGCCGGTGCGGATGCGACCCACGTCGTCGGTCGCCGCGAGGTCGTGCAGGGCGTGCCCGGTCAGCGCGTCCGGGTCGCGGCCCAGGAACGCGCCGAGCGCGGGGTTGGCGAGGACGACCGTGCCGAGCGCGTCGACGACCGCCATGCCGACCGGGCTGCGCAGGAAGACCGCCTGGAAGTCGATCCACCGCGCCCCGCCCGGCGCGTCACCGAAGGTGCCGCCGTTGGTGCCCTGGCGGCGCGCGGCTGGGACGGCCTCGGCAGGTCTCGCCGGGCCGTGCGGGCCATCGTCCATGCCCAGGGCGCCCTCCCACGGTCGGCACCCATCGTCCCTGTCACGCAGCGTGGCCGCACCTCGGCGCGGGCAGCGTCACCCCAACGCGCGGCGAGTCAACGGACAGTAAAGCCCGATCACGCTCGGTGAGGGTCAGTCGAGCACGCA
This window contains:
- a CDS encoding EAL domain-containing protein, which gives rise to MDDGPHGPARPAEAVPAARRQGTNGGTFGDAPGGARWIDFQAVFLRSPVGMAVVDALGTVVLANPALGAFLGRDPDALTGHALHDLAATDDVGRIRTGTAERRMRHLRGHDLWAVVSAVPLPEAGENAILVCLDDATGRRNTERMLVHAALHDSLTNLPNRRLLRDRLDTALARAQRSLSTVAVLFVDLDRFKDVNDSYGHDVGDEVLVGVAAGIHSAMRSCDTVARLGGDEFVVVCEDVQAEQDVTRLAERILAGVRRPVTVQGHHLAVAASIGIAVASPGAESADELLRRADLAMYRAKHRNDASVELAESPRDGGSGSALSARSADGLPDELRHAIQTDQLRLHYQPVVRLDGGLVGLEALIRWPHPRLGMLLPNDFLDRVAGTELARSVTDWVLRAAVRDAASWHDPQVRVSVNMWATEVARPGFAETVEMLLTWAGLQARALYLELHETDLSDAGPGLVDELDQLRRLGVGIAIDDYGTGGMSLSTLRHLPVDTLKVDRSVIAGVLGAEAGVVAAVAAAARAAGRHPLAAGVETPEQLRRLGELGYESVQGYVAGAPAPLIDLREVIRHRRVTLG